The proteins below are encoded in one region of Engystomops pustulosus chromosome 8, aEngPut4.maternal, whole genome shotgun sequence:
- the LOC140075938 gene encoding tubulin alpha-1A chain-like, with protein MRECISVHVGQAGVQIGNACWELYCLEHGIQPDGQMPSDKTIGGGDDSFNTFFSETGAGKHVPRAVFVDLEPTVIDEVRTGTYRQLFHPEQLITGKEDAANNYARGHYTIGKEIIDLVLDRIRKLADQCTGLQGFLIFHSFGGGTGSGFTSLLMERLSVDYGKKSKLEFSIYPAPQISTAVVEPYNSILTTHTTLEHSDCAFMVDNEAIYDICRRNLDIERPTYTNLNRLIGQIVSSITASLRFDGALNVDLTEFQTNLVPYPRIHFPLATYAPVISAEKAYHEQLSVSEITNACFEPANQMVKCDPRHGKYMACCLLYRGDVVPKDVNAAIATIKTKRTIQFVDWCPTGFKVGINYQPPTVVPGGDLAKVQRAVCMLSNTTAIAEAWARLDHKFDLMYAKRAFVHWYVGEGMEEGEFSEAREDMAALEKDYEEVGTDSVEGEGEGEEGEEY; from the exons ATG AGGGAATGTATCTCAGTCCACGTTGGCCAGGCTGGAGTGCAGATCGGCAatgcctgctgggagttgtactgCCTGGAACATGGCATCCAGCCGGACGGGCAGATGCCCAGTGACAAGACCATCGGTGGAGGAGATGATTCCTTCAACACCTTCTTCAGTGAGACCGGAGCTGGTAAACATGTCCCCCGCGCTGTGTTTGTGGACCTGGAGCCCACTGTGATCG ATGAAGTGAGAACTGGAACCTACAGACAACTCTTCCACCCTGAGCAGCTCATCACCGGCAAGGAAGACGCTGCCAATAACTACGCCCGGGGCCATTACACCATCGGCAAGGAGATCATTGACCTGGTGCTGGACAGGATCCGCAAGCTG GCTGATCAGTGCAcgggtctccagggcttcctcaTCTTCCACAGTTTTGGTGGTGGCACTGGATCCGGCTTCACCTCCCTCTTGATGGAACGTCTCTCCGTTGACTATGGCAAGAAGTCCAAGCTAGAGTTCTCCATCTACCCTGCCCCCCAGATCTCCACCGCTGTGGTTGAACCATACAACTCCATCCTCACCACCCACACCACCCTGGAGCACTCTGACTGTGCCTTCATGGTGGACAATGAGGCCATCTATGACATCTGCCGTAGGAACCTGGACATTGAGCGCCCGACCTACACTAACCTGAACCGTCTGATTGGCCAGATTGTGTCCTCCATCACGGCCTCTCTCAGGTTTGATGGGGCTCTGAATGTGGACTTGACAGAGTTCCAGACCAACCTGGTGCCCTACCCCCGTATCCACTTCCCCCTGGCCACCTATGCCCCGGTCATCTCTGCAGAGAAGGCTTACCATGAGCAGCTCTCTGTGTCTGAGATCACCAACGCCTGCTTCGAGCCGGCCAACCAGATGGTGAAATGTGACCCCAGACATGGCAAATACATGGCCTGCTGCCTGCTCTACCGTGGTGATGTGGTGCCCAAGGATGTCAATGCTGCTATTGCCACCATTAAGACCAAGCGCACCATCCAGTTTGTGGACTGGTGCCCCACAGGCTTCAAAGTTGGCATCAATTACCAGCCCCCAACTGTGGTTCCCGGTGGAGACTTGGCCAAGGTGCAGCGTGCCGTGTGCATGCTGAGTAACACCACCGCCATCGCCGAGGCCTGGGCTCGCCTGGACCACAAGTTTGACCTGATGTATGCCAAGCGAGCCTTTGTGCACTGGTATGTGGGCGAGGGAATGGAGGAAGGAGAGTTCTCCGAGGCTCGGGAGGACATGGCCGCCCTGGAGAAGGATTACGAAGAGGTCGGCACTGACAGCGTGGAAGGAGAGGGAGaaggagaggagggagaggagtatTAG